The Bombus huntii isolate Logan2020A chromosome 2, iyBomHunt1.1, whole genome shotgun sequence genomic interval GATATTTCGTTCTATAACATTCTACACTGAAAATAAATCATTGTGTCTGATTATCTTAATAATTATGCGAATTTATGATTTCTAATTATACTTACGTATGTTCTTCATTTACTCATTTCTATATAGAACATTTTCTCTCTTCTATCTGTTAACTGACCATTACATTTTTCTTGATCTTTTAATACAGGCTCTTCCGCTTGATCAATTAAACCAAGTACAAAATGCTCTTAAGGTAAGTATcaattaatgatttttatacataatgAATTGGAATAGATTTATAACGCTTAACAATATTAAGAAAATTTGAAGttagataatatttaaagtagTAATTTCacttaaaattcatattaattacatttaaaagtattatatattattttcatcttatCTAACAATATAATTCTTTATAATTACTCTAGTATCGTatgaaatgtaataaaaaattgtttgttaaacaagaatttttttaaatatccaaATATGATTACAGTTTTCTAGAAACCTCttgtaaaaaacaaaataagtaagtaaaaaatatctaataaCAATTAGAAAAAACTGTTACAGCCTAATGACAAGTCTCAAGCAAACTCACAAGGAAATAATAGCAATAATGGCAGTGACGAAAATCACAGTAATAATGACAACAGTGGCAGCCAAGATTTGTCCCATGTTGTGGACGAAAGCTCTAAAATTGTCGATGATTTGCACAAGTTTGTAGGATCTGTGGAACATATGCTGGTGGATCAATTGAAAAAAGTAACAAACGGCTCCGTACATCTTTTGGAACAAATAGAACAACAGATCGCTAAAGTCATTACCGATGTTAGGAACAAAACACAAGAACATTTTCAACATCTCCATAGCAAACTCGATAAACTGGAAGAAGATGCCTCGAAGGCAAAGAATATCATTAAACACAAAGTAGAGGACATCATCAAGAACGTTACCAATGCGCTTGACAACCtggagaataaaataaataatacctTGAAACACGTTAATGAAAAGACTTCCGAAATCGTAAACCACGTGAGGAATGTTACAGAAGAAAGAGTACAGGaattcataaataaaacaGCCCAAGCTGTGGCACAAGCGAGACATACTGCTGAAGATATTGAAGAAAAGACTACTGAGATTTTGAACAAAACATTGTCCGAGTTAAAGAAAGAGGCTCACAATCTTTTGAACAATATCAAAGAATTTGTTCATGATACAATTAATGAAACTGAAAACCAAATTTACGATGTCCTCAATAATATTGGAAATACCACAAGACAAACGTTGAAAAATGCTATGCATATGAATGCTCGCATTGCGGAAGATCTGTGCGATATAATTTACGATATTTCGGAAGATTCTAGATCTCTGTTAGGCACTGTAATGAATAATGCTCAAAATATTGTTGGTGCCATCATTAATAACACTAACGATGTTGTTGAACAAACAGTTAATAATGTTAAAAGTATTGCTTCTGGCATTTTCCATGATGTCCATTAtgtcgtaaaatttggaatagatAATATGAGggataatataaaaaaaggcATTAAACGTTGCACACCATATCCATGGCAATGTTCAAGACACTATTGCTAACATTATAAGTAACATAAACATTTTACAAAgaattattaaacaattattgtcgtattatattaaaaaaattaaatgaatattacataattttgtTGTAGATGACTCAAAGGATAGAGCATCCCATGGTTTTAAGGtaaatttaatacatttttaatatcaaaacgttcaatgtattatgtatttctatatcttatgttacaaaatatttcatttttacttcTGTAATTATCctttatatttatgtttagttcCCATTTGGTATCTAAGTAACAAATATAGGCTACTGCATCTTAAATGGAATTAGGAAACCGATGATTGGAAATTACTAAACAAATAAAGTAGTTTTCAATTTATAAACAAGCAGCAGTagtaaagaaacgaaagaagaaatcaaCATATTGAAAATGCACGCTGATTGTTTAAGTCAAAAAAACATTTATGTTGTTGCAAATGTAAATAACTGTTATTTGTAGTGTcgataaaaatagataaataaaaactgtgtctaatttaataaatcaactTATTAAAACATCATGTTAGATTGTGTTTCTGATGATTGCATGTCATTCCAACAAGCTATTTCTGTCATTTCCAAATTACCATCTTCTGTCAATGTTAAGATTTGTTTTTCTGAATTGTCTTTAAGTTTCAAAGCTAAATCTGTATCAGAATGTGATACCATCACTGCAGGATGTGTTGGAGCTTCATTAATTTCCACAGGTTGTaaaatacgtacatatattgGTTGAGTTACAGTAGTATTGTCTATAATTTATAGACATTTTGTAATGAAatgtttttcaattaaaaatatatcttaaaTTCTTACCAGCAGTTAAAATATTCtgaattgataaattttcagaatttgATAATCTTATTATaggaatattttcattatgaTTTGGAATGTGTGATTCTGAATATGTTTCAATAGTCATAATTGGTACATTTTGCTGCACACTTTTTTCCAAAATTGGGATATCCAACATAGCTTCATCAATATCTTTTAAAGGTGATTCTGAAAGGCATTTGGAATACAATTTTCTGAGAATAGAAAAAGTTCATTTCTATCATATCAAAAATGAATAGTATGAAAAACCTGTTTGATTATCTTGGACTCTAGTCTGATCACTTATATGTTCTTTCATATTACAATTATGTGATTCTTGTTGACtttcataaaattgtacaCCACATTTatcacaaaatattttttgcttaACATGGTCACTAATATGATGCACCATAAATGAATTATGAAGAGTAGTATATTGGCATTTATCACATTGCAACCAAATATTACTCTTTTTATGCTTGGATTTTTCAGTAATATTTGAAGATAAGATAACATCTTTCCTACTTTGATAATTAGTTGTAGCTTGAGTGTTACACTTTGTAATTTGTGGTGGTTGAGAACGCTTTTGTTTATCATTATTACCAAGAAGTTCTCCTTTCTCCAAAGAATACTTTTGTTCTAAGAATCTCAAAACATTATCACGTATATTGCACATCTCAACATCAAGTCTATCAAGTGTATTAATAAGATTAGCACAACTGCGACAAATTACATCATCTTCTGATATTACTACCAAATAtctatattatatgaaaaggACAAAATTGCACTTGTATTTTAAAACAGTGCCTGAAATGcatattatattcatataaatgttataataagATACTACCTTTCACCAACTAATTCTCCAAGCTTTTCTATTACTCTAGTTCTTGATATCTGTGTTCTACATGTAGCCAAAGCATAATGACGCCCTTGAATTTTTGCATCACATACAAAACATTGTATATCTTCCAAGGTTCTTGaaatattacattcattatCAGTATTGTAAACGGTTACGTCTGTACAATTGTTGGTAATATCTTCAGAACAAATGTCATGTTGTTGTCCTATTGACAACATCGAAGATATATTTGCCATTGGactaatgaaaataattattttgtaatcgGAATCAAGGTTAGAATACAAAATAGGAAATGTAAGATAATAACAAAGATAAATGTAAGATAActgtaagaaaataatacgaaataaaaaaatctataattttgtgttataaatattacactgtacttttcttttccatttttataatactatgataaaaataacgtatcaatgaatgtaatatatcttttacaCAAATGTTATAGTTCAAAATGATGTTAACTTGAATAGATCTTATGCCATCTTGTGAAGATTGATGAAAATACACACAACTCAAACACCTATATCATATACATTACCACCAAGgagtaataaatataagttacatatatatacataaaatattataataaaactaATGCAACAAAATTTGTCATGAATATTAATaggaaaatttgtttattttattgaattacaaGATAAACATAGAAAACAAAACATTAagatgtataatatttattacactTATCTATAAGTGACAAGTTCAttgattttgttatatttttgttgTTTTTTGTAATTTCCACCAAATTTTTAATGCACAAATAACCGCTACTTTTACACATCTATACTTAACATGCttatacgaataatttccTTTACAGTTCTTGCTAACATTTATGTCACTAAATGTGCGTACATAGTGACTTTCTTGAATTACAAAGGAATTGAACATTATGAAGTTTATATCGGTGTGTACATTTCAAGCATGTCCAGTATTTGGTAAATAAGATCTAAACAAAGTTTTATGTTCATTacttcatataaaataaacatcgTTAATGTCACGCATTTTTACAACTTTTTATACAATAAACTTATACAGAACAAAATATAGTATTGTACATGGGTTTTTATCAATTTGATCCGGAAAATAACTGTTTAATCttataaaaataacttttatatgaaattcagacgtatgtatattttctataGTTTGTAAAGTTTTACACAGTTTTgtagaaaaaatgttaaagtCACATTAGGATATGGTTGAAACGTACTAATAATTCTTGAACTTTACATatctattttttcaatttttacttTCAGCTCTTgcttttttgtattttctttttcatctatttcgttcttttcaTTGTCCCTTTCTTTATCCTTGCCAGAATGTTGTTGTTTCTTATCTGAATTACGGAAACGATCATAACGAGAATCTTCATCATCGCTAGATTTACCTCCTACTTCTGTTTCTCTTAAAATATCGCCCAAGTCTTTATCAACATCATCCCATAACTTATCGCCACTATCGCCGGGGtaatcatcatcatcatcttCTTCCGCTTGTCcatttttattctctttcgTATTTTTCTCAGATTCAACAACCCCTTTTTGCTCAATTGTTTTACCTGACTCAGCAGTATTAGTGCCATCAGTTGTAGTTACTGGCAATGTGTTATTTGTAGATGGTGGTTCAGAATTAGTTGGAGATTTAGCATTTTCTGTACTATTTACAGCATTTGGAGTAGAAGTATTATTGGTAGATGACGATGATTGCAGATGGATTCTTTCTGCTTGCCTTCGCAATGCTTTATCATCATTATCGCGCACATATCTgcataatatattacatttagaTCAACAATTGTATACATAAAAgcaaaaattttatgaaatcattattttaaaagtaTACCGTTTAAGATGACTTCTGGTTGAACAATGGAGCGCTATTGCTCTTTCACTATTTTCACTACGTGGTAGATATGTCTTACACAATTCACAAAATTGCACTTCGACACGTTTTATGTATTCTGCTCCCACTTTAATCATTTGTTTACTTTTAGGTTTCTTTTCTGTGTCGTTTGTGCCTTCATTTTCtggtttttctttttttttctcgggAGACTCTTCATCTTCTGCTGTAAATTATGTTTATCTAGTAATTGTTATCGaagtaatatttattagagaaagaaaaatgtaacgTTCGATAATCGTACGTACCGTCAACATCACCTACAGAATCCAGAGTCATAAAGTTATCAAGATTAACTTCCTTGTCATCTTCTTCAGGTCCACTTGAATTCGCTTCCGCTTCACCATTGCCAGCGTTCATTCTTTCTTTCAATGCACTTTTCCTCTGAAAGATACACagacataaaatatattaaaactcCAAAAACTTTAATATCGCAATAGGAATAGTACCTTAATGTGATCCAAAGAACACATATGAGTTTCAAATAGCATTGGTGATCGAAATTGAATACGACAGGTGCGGCAAAATGGTGTGAGAAATCGTTTCATTTGACGATGGGAATCTGATAGCTGATGTATTGCTTTAAGAGAACGATAATTAAGTTTACAGATCGGACAGAACATGGTACGAGAAGGCAAAGTACCACGCGCAGCATCTCGGGCCTCGACACGTCGTTGTTCTTGTCGTTGCAAGACACGCATACGAGTCAAAGTTGCTTTGTGCCGTGATGCGATTCGTCTCATTGCTGCACTGTGACGGCCCGAATATAAATGTAGCGAGTATTCTTTGAAAGTAACACTACGATGAGCACAATGTGGACaagttaatttaataaattttctccCATCTCTTCTACTAGGTAACTCTTCTGAACCAGTAGTTCTACCATGATctgttttatcattttcatctctTTCTTCATCATCCCCATCGTCCTCATCATCCTAAAAATATACGCATGACAAATGTTCACCGTAACGGGTTAATtcaattaacaaaatttattttaattggtCTCACCTCATGTTTTCGATCATCTTCATCTTCTTTTACTTcgtcttctttctcttcctcatCTTCGGTGTTTTGTCTTTCCCgatcttgtttttctttctttcttttttcatcttttttctttttctcttcctcttcctcttcttcttcatcgTCGCGTTCATGCGGCTGAATTAATGTCGGTAAATATTACAGTAAGTATTGCCATTATTAGCACACAATATGCATATAGATAATAAGAGCAAATATTATCAGCCCTATGAAGTTACCTTATCATCATCATCCCAATTACTTTTGTTATCATCATCCTCTTCATCGTCATCGGAAAATTCAGCGTTAATAGCTTTGGTCATCTCTCTATCCTTGTCCTTCATGCTCGTTCCTGATCCTGACTCCTTTTTACTTCCGGATAGCCTAGTAGTACCGCTACTAACGACACAGCAATTTTGTTTTGACTTACATTATTTCCCTTCGTCTTGTTCTGGTTCCTTTGTCTTTCATTATATCATCAAccaaaattttgttttcttatagTTGATATACAGCAAATATCGCGATAgtattcgtttttcttttatccCCCATAATGAATGCATTTCGTATTGCAATAAAGGTCTTAACTATTCGGCCTTTTTGCTCTGCATTGTGCTCTTATGTCTCCGCATTTTCgcgttttaaaatatatatatatacatatatatatatatataagaaacaACGTTCTTATACTGGTTTTAATCACCGCTATGTGTAAGAATGATAAATAATGATCTCGTAAAGTACAAGTATTATAGTAGTTCTCATATCAAAAGTAATTACATTGTATTTTGATGATATACACATTGTATTTATGCATGTGAGAATCAATTCCCTTTTTTATTTAGAACCCTGCGAAAAGTTTGCCTCTCGGCAGTACAATATTGGTTTCGTGCGATCATTTGTGTCATTTTTTGTGTTTTCTTTTACCATTTATATATCTATCATCGTCTTGACTTTCAGGTCATTATACTCAGATATAGTCAGTTCGTTTACTGACAAATAAGCAAGCAGGCTACTAGGACGGTATTGCGGTTGGTAagtgatttattaattaattacctCCTGCGCAATTTGGTTGTGGTCATGCGCACACGCTGGATGTAGTCTCGCGATCGCGATCCTAGCAGCTTGCGTCGATAGTCGAGCGAGTGTAGAGTACGCTTGCGAGCCATGATGACGTCCGATCGAGAGCTCATACGATGGAATCCACCCCCTCTACCGCTTCCACGAGTTGAAATGCGACCTCTGTAGTTTGAGCTTTGATGCGATATTCGCCCTCGGCTCGAGGTATATCTCTGAGTTGGAGGTGCCATTTCACTAATTCGAGGGGGTGGTGGAGGTGCATAGCTCCGCGATGCTGAATGACGGTCCTCTGAGCGATGATATGACGAAGCACGTTCGCTTTGTCTCTTGTCCTCATACACGGCCGAAGACGACGATCCCTTATTATCGTCATAAGGAGCTGATGCAGATGAACCACCATACGACGAAGAATACCTCTGAGAGCCGCTACCGCTACCTCCACCCTGCCAAATCAAATTCAATTGTGCTCCTTCCCATTgtatctttctcttttcctgcccttctttcttttaatcTATATACATTCCTCCCCTTTGTTCCCTCCTATCAGATATTCtccatatatttttttttctaattccaTTCCAAGTTGATTCTTTTGCACTCCCTTATTTTACCACTCATTATAGTGCCAATCGTTTAGTACAAAATCATCCAACCTTGTACTGTTACGGTCACTACACCCATTCCCGTTGGATCaccaaaatattatttacctCGCCTAAGCTTGAAAAGCAcctaaattatattttatctttcatatttcaaatataagtAACTTTGCATACcgctttttttattatattagaaacaatttttagttttcaaaaaatataatagGAGTCTTGTCATTTCATTTCATATGTACGAGCTCTGAATAGTAGCTTTGATCAGCATTCGTTTGCTTGAAGATATCAAATGAACTGAATTCTGCATGATTCTGGATTAATTGTTGATAGACCTTTCcaattttaataaagatagatgtatttttatatattcatatttgtAAAGCATTCTTTCATACAATGTTCAATGCCTCATGCACACTTATATGAACCAAGAAATCaaataaaactaataaaattgtagttatatgcatataatgttatatccttgtatattttctttaaggataaaatatgtgaaaaatatatttgtgtaCTTTCACTGCTTTTGTAAAGCTTTCCAGCACAGTCTAGCTTCAACCCATAGATATAAGGTAcagatatatatttaaaaaaggtTGATGTTTCTCAGTCATTTTCAATTGAACATAACTTAGGATGTATGTCCTTTACATTGGAAAGATCTACGATTTGACgttattaacaatttatttcattatctCAATGGTAAGTTTTAATGGatgtaatttagaaaattgtatAGAGCagtatttgttaaaaatttttgCGGTGTGGCAATGCAGGGATGCTTTCAACATTTCAATAACTGATCTGCACTGTGCAGGAAACTGGTTTAGTTGCACATATTGTTTTACATAGAGAACAATACTGATGTAATGTTGgcattttaaaattcatatttctatatgtatatgtatatatatatatatctattcATTTGTTGGTTCAGATACTTTTCAGGTTGTTCTCAATATTTAATGCAACTGTGTGCAGGCAATAATTAAGTACCATCTAGGTGTATTTCATCTTTTAATTATGTGATGTTTTCGCAGTGTTCCACCAGTAGTGTCCCAACGCAAAAAGAATGGGTGTTCAAGTAGCCGTTGGCTCGTCGCTTGAAAGGAAAGTATGACGACTTATGAATGCCTTGCCTactgtttcattttttttaaatgtaaatgtttAGACGAGTGtcctgaaaatattttttatatggAACAAAATACTTAAAATTTCATAGTTAAATTTTATGTGAAAATCTTTCAGGACCATCGTTTGTTCATGctatgtaatttaaaaatttgaaaacatttgtgaAGCAGGGCTTTCAAGATGAAAAAATGATTCTTGACCACAGCACGGCAGGAGATTGAAACAAAATAGACTAACGCTTATTTGAGGTGTcttgcaataaaaatatcactacgcttatatgtataaaatatatacctgGTATGAATCACTTCTCATCCTTTTACGAGTTGAATCACTCGACGATCGATGTTCATCTCTTCCAGAATAAGATtcctaaataaaataataatgtttcAAATTTATGTCACTCTCTATGCACACAATTCTTTAAGTTAcaattcatttatttacatacttacCCTTGGTCTTTTATAACTATTTGAATGTTCACCTCTTCCTCCTCTACTAGAATATCTTTCAGACCCtcctgttataaatataaataatttttaatattacttataaaataaatgctcttcataaaatattaggtaacataaatttgttattatgGTCAtaagaattatattaaatgtaCACAAATATTAACTAACCAGAATTATATTTTGATCGAGAATCGTAACTGGtagttgaatatttaaatctgCCTCCTCTAGATGAGGAATAACCTCCTCTGCTAGACATATTTCCTCCTGTGGATCCACTGTTCCATTCATTTCCACTACCACCTCCTCTTCCCCTATAAGAACTGCCTCCTCGAGAATTAAATCCACGGCCACGAGAACTCATACTAGagctataaaaaaaaagataagaaatatataaaatattttttataattaatactgagctttatatatataactttattatttttttaaatgatattAGGTATAAAAATAAGCACCATATTTAAATGACATTGATATTTAATACATAGTATATCTTTGTGAcagaaagaatttatttaagatcaaaatttgtaaaaaattatttacaacaacaaaaatggtatattaaatgaaaatatacatatatttatgaataatataaaataacaaaatataaaatccaagcggatataaatttacatgtGCATAATCTATTACCAACCTGCATTTATGGTAGCTATAACTCATAATTAGGACTTATAGATGGGTTATAGATGTCAGATATGGTGTCAAAAGTCTATAGACAAAACAGGAATGTTTATGTATTGCATTACAACATTAAAATACATTCATATGTATTATAACCTTCAGTTACATTAATTGTACTTATTTATTGTTCTTATGCAATGTGACACGAAATTACCAAAATATTTAAGAGTTTTCATATATATCGTCTTCAACACAAAATCgacaataatatataaaaataaggtTTACATCATTatctatttaaattattaaaacagtGACAAATTTTTTCTACaagatacataaatattttaatagataACATTTctatattgtaaaatgtagTTCCTCACGATACcatcattaaaatatatatttcatgcTGCTCGTAATTGTGCATGATTTTGAACAAAGTGCTTCAACGCTTATcacatttaataaatattataatcgtGAAACGATATATCTATATTTGAacgataaaatatacaatcttttgcaaaaattaataGTATTTCTAGTGTGAAAATCAATAACTTCCTTCTTTATTCCCCAAATTAATGGCCACACTCTGCGAGAATTTTAGAACCATCATTTTATCTAAGAAATCGTCTTTATATAAACAAGATAATACTTACTTTATTAAAGTGTGTGAATTTTCCTTTAAGAGATTTTAGTAAGCGCAATTTGTACAATAAACTTTAAGTATTTGGCACGAAATTACACAGACATGCCGTGGACGCGCGATTCACGTAAAATGTCGTCTTCCCTAAAGGCTGTGGCGTCACTCTTCTTCCAAATTCTAACGATCGTTCGGAATGAAGGAATCGAACCGGAAGTTAGCATCAACTTGACTCATACACtcgttttaataatattcaatgaCTTACTTGTCGTATGCAACTAATAAACACTAAAtccataatttttaataaacatatatcattttacgctattctaatattttttgaaaattaagTTTTTGTTCATTGTACATAGTATATTCTGAAGGAATTGTAGTTTGAAAAACTAAATTGCTTAACATggcattaaaatatttacgtaCTTTAGCAAATTCAGTAgatacattaaatatttttatatacataaaaaccaaacaatttataatatttttatataagagaacaaataaatattttttagctATCAGTTATTATCAAATCTTTAAGtattaagtaataaaatataaatttcataaaagtcATTCTCTTACTGCTTGCATATGTtctatacacacatataaagaTTAAAGTGATCAAtattttatcagaaataaaattacctTGTTAATCATATAAGtagtaaaaataaagagaattGTAGGGcacaaaaaaaataaagaggaAATCAGTCTTATGTAACTTTATGTTATACATTAAACAAATCAAgaatttttgcaatttattaCACGCATACACTAATATTATGTAACGATTACAATAACAATcatttagataattattcacgcagattttttgctagttatgtaaattaattattaaaatctaCAAATGTATACTTTATGTTGTAATGTTTGTTTTACAGTTTAATTTTGACAATAGCATCATTATTGCAAAGAATTTTAGTTTTAATAATAGAGATGTACAAATTTGTAAATCTAATTCATCTTATTtcattttagttttatttacataatagAGTCTAatgtatctttttattttaaatcttttttgtcaaataaaatgtaatggCAACTAATAAAGTTATTTATGATACAAATATCTACAAAGAATTCACACAAGTATAAGAAACTTAGTATAAGTTTGAAATGTGTCACAATCTgttactatttatatatataatgatattgttattgttattatttaaacaaataacTTCAGTCTAATCTTAATTTgttcttatttataatacaacaTGGTTATGTACATAAATCAAAAGTgtttaaatttgaatattgTTTATAGAGATTGATTATGAacatcaaaaatatttttattaaaccaACTACTCTTTCGTTaataatatcattaatatattaatatatttgcaTCCATGAtccaaatatatttcataacatgtaataaataaaatatgtaatgaAATGTTTATGTGATGAAAGTGCGAGTAAGATTGTTTGACCActcaatttcaaatttacaGTTTGGCAAACCAACATACAAATGCTTTAGCAAGTTTTATAATCTTACTCACACTCTTTTCTTTAGGAGACTTTTTGTTACAGACATAAAACATTCTACTTTTTATGGTGTTTGaattataataatgaaaattgactTTCAACCATCTGAGCTATATATATAGTCTTCATCTAAAGGGGAATGAACATTCATGTCATTGGAGTTGCTACTATAACGACTacaattttcaattacaatATGGGCAAGTTCTTTTATACGCTCATATGGTCTTGGATCTGAGATTAAAGtattcaatttctcaattccTCCTTCTCGAATAACTAATATGCAATATTTATGGGctgttaaagaaataattatagttTTAATAAAAGTTGCAAGGTAATAAAacttcaaaaaaatatttgtatgtatGAATATATAGAATGGAAAAATgattgtatttaaaataaaattaaattttgcaatATATATACTCACGATAAACAGTTGTAAGATTAGCAAGAGCCCAAACCGCCCAATGTTGACATTGTGGTGTATGATAAATATCTACCAAACGTAATAGTGGTAGAAATGAGCGGTAATTAATATTACGTTCTGATGATATATCCCATCGTTCAATAGCTTCAACCATAAGTTCAAGAACTACATTTCGACTAGGTTTTTCTATTGTCCATGCTTCAACACCATCAGATGCTATGTGAGCTAATATCCCGACTGCATTATATGGTACCTAATagcaaagaaaatatattaagtattgtaaaaatataattattaaatatattgtcaatatataagtataaaaaacCTCAATGCTTTCTCTGACAGTACGTATTAAATTTGTGAAAACTACCATGTATGGTAGTTGCATTAGATGCACTCTAAGACTTTGTACTTCGGCTACATTACCAAGTAAACCcatcatattttttaataattcttcttTGCGAGAGTATTGctgtaaaaataaatcattcaTGAAGT includes:
- the LOC126875315 gene encoding protein split ends-like isoform X2, translated to MSYSYHKCSSSMSSRGRGFNSRGGSSYRGRGGGSGNEWNSGSTGGNMSSRGGYSSSRGGRFKYSTTSYDSRSKYNSGGSERYSSRGGRGEHSNSYKRPRESYSGRDEHRSSSDSTRKRMRSDSYQGGGSGSGSQRYSSSYGGSSASAPYDDNKGSSSSAVYEDKRQSERASSYHRSEDRHSASRSYAPPPPPRISEMAPPTQRYTSSRGRISHQSSNYRGRISTRGSGRGGGFHRMSSRSDVIMARKRTLHSLDYRRKLLGSRSRDYIQRVRMTTTKLRRSSGTTRLSGSKKESGSGTSMKDKDREMTKAINAEFSDDDEEDDDNKSNWDDDDKPHERDDEEEEEEEEKKKKDEKRKKEKQDRERQNTEDEEEKEDEVKEDEDDRKHEDDEDDGDDEERDENDKTDHGRTTGSEELPSRRDGRKFIKLTCPHCAHRSVTFKEYSLHLYSGRHSAAMRRIASRHKATLTRMRVLQRQEQRRVEARDAARGTLPSRTMFCPICKLNYRSLKAIHQLSDSHRQMKRFLTPFCRTCRIQFRSPMLFETHMCSLDHIKRKSALKERMNAGNGEAEANSSGPEEDDKEVNLDNFMTLDSVGDVDEDEESPEKKKEKPENEGTNDTEKKPKSKQMIKVGAEYIKRVEVQFCELCKTYLPRSENSERAIALHCSTRSHLKRYVRDNDDKALRRQAERIHLQSSSSTNNTSTPNAVNSTENAKSPTNSEPPSTNNTLPVTTTDGTNTAESGKTIEQKGVVESEKNTKENKNGQAEEDDDDDYPGDSGDKLWDDVDKDLGDILRETEVGGKSSDDEDSRYDRFRNSDKKQQHSGKDKERDNEKNEIDEKENTKKQELKVKIEKIDM